The following coding sequences are from one Hyalangium minutum window:
- a CDS encoding zinc metalloprotease, giving the protein MLRGFNWKSGLVVGAMVAFTGCTQSESQEQQPAPTQQEAAPAARGCATQDLSQEEQNLVEATLRETRSQMAANGSITINVYWHVINNGTGIANGDLPQSQIDDQIAVLNAAYANTPFKFALASVDRTTNATWYTSSGGTSETQMKNALRKGTADDLNVYSNNMGGGLLGWATFPSSYTSSPKLDGVVILYSSVPGGTAAPYNLGDTATHEIGHWLGLYHTFQGGCAKNNDGVDDTPQEKSPAYGCPAGRDTCTRDTGADPIYNFMDYTDDSCMNTFTTGQRTRMDSMWTSYRLGK; this is encoded by the coding sequence ATGTTGCGTGGTTTCAACTGGAAGAGCGGCCTGGTGGTCGGTGCGATGGTGGCCTTCACGGGCTGTACGCAGTCGGAGAGCCAGGAGCAGCAGCCCGCACCGACACAGCAGGAGGCGGCTCCGGCGGCGCGCGGGTGCGCCACGCAGGATCTGAGCCAGGAAGAGCAGAACTTGGTCGAGGCGACCCTGCGTGAGACGCGCAGCCAGATGGCGGCCAACGGCTCCATCACCATCAACGTGTACTGGCACGTCATCAACAACGGGACGGGAATTGCCAACGGCGACCTTCCCCAGTCGCAGATTGACGACCAGATTGCCGTGCTGAACGCGGCGTACGCGAACACTCCGTTCAAGTTCGCCCTGGCGAGCGTGGACCGCACCACCAACGCCACCTGGTACACCTCCAGCGGCGGCACCTCCGAGACGCAGATGAAGAACGCGCTGCGCAAGGGCACCGCGGACGACCTGAACGTCTACTCGAACAACATGGGCGGCGGCCTGCTGGGCTGGGCGACCTTCCCCTCGTCCTACACGTCCTCGCCGAAGCTGGACGGCGTGGTCATCCTGTATTCGTCCGTGCCGGGCGGCACCGCGGCGCCGTACAACCTGGGTGATACGGCGACCCACGAGATCGGCCACTGGCTGGGCCTGTACCACACGTTCCAGGGCGGCTGCGCCAAGAACAACGATGGTGTGGATGACACCCCGCAGGAGAAGTCGCCTGCGTACGGTTGCCCCGCCGGCCGCGACACCTGCACGCGTGACACGGGTGCGGACCCCATCTACAACTTCATGGACTACACCGACGACAGCTGCATGAACACGTTCACCACGGGCCAGCGCACGCGCATGGACTCCATGTGGACGTCGTACCGCCTGGGCAAGTAG